ATAATAAGAGGAAAAAAGACATGTAACTTTTGATGCATACTTTACTTGATTCTGATGGGTTTAATTCACTATTGTGTACAGTATTATTTGGAATTAGAATTATATTAGAAAATGATTAAAAAATGTTAGGCATCAATTGTTGCTTTTTCAATTCTATGGTAAGGAGAGGTGCAAATGAAAAGAATTAGTTTAGCTTGGCAGATTTTCATTGGATTGGCGCTCGGTATAATTGTCGGAGCCATATTTTATGGCAATCCTCATTTAGCCGATTACCTTCAGCCAATTGGAAATATTTTTATCCGCTTAATTAAAATGATTGTAGTGCCAATTGTTATCTCCTGTATTATTGTCGGGGTCGCCGGTGTTGGTGATATAAAAGCATTAGGTAAACTCGGTGGGAAAACCATCATCTATTTCGAAATCATTACAACTATTGCCATCCTCGTCGGTCTGCTCGCTGCAAACTTATTTCATCCGGGTTCAGGCGTTGATCGCGCTCATCTGACGAAAACTGATATTAATGCTTATGTGGAGACCGCTAAAACTACTGAATCGCATTCGATGGTTGATACCTTTGTCAATATTGTTCCTACAAATATTATCCAATCATTAGCAAATGGCGACATGCTGGCTATTATTTTCTTTTCTGTTATGTTCGGGCTTGGAGTAGCCGCCATTGGTGAAAAAGGCACACCAATTATTAACTTCTTTAAAGGGACATCTGAAGCGATGTTTTACGTTACGAACCAAGTTATGAAGGTTGCTCCACTTGGCGTGTTTGCTTTAATCGGTGTTACTGTTTCTAAATTTGGATTATCATCTTTAATTCCGCTTGGAAAGCTGGTAATCGTAGTATATGGAGCAATGGCTTTCTTCATCATTGTGGTTCTGGGAATCGTAGCCAAGTTGGTCGGCTTTAATATCTTTAAGATTTTAAAGTATTTAAAGGACGAGTTATTATTAGGCTATTCGACAGCAAGCTCAGAAACCGTTTTACCGAAAATAATGGAAAAAATGGAGAAGATCGGCTGCCCAAGGGCCATAACATCATTTGTTATCCCAACAGGATATTCCTTTAACCTTGATGGTTCAACATTATACCAAGCTATTGCTGCTTTATTTATCGCCCAGATGTATGGAATTCATTTGAGTATTGGCCATCAAATCACACTAGTTCTTGTATTAATGGTCACCTCAAAAGGAATTGCCGGAGTACCAGGAGTATCGTTCGTCGTACTCCTCGCTACACTGGGAAGCGTCGGAATTCCAGTCGAAGGACTTGCCTTTATTGCAGGAATTGACCGAATTCTTGACATGGCCCGTACATGTGTCAACATCGTCGGAAACTCCTTAGCTGCCATCGTTATGACCGAATGGGAAGGGCATAAACTAGACAAAAATATGGATGAAAATGCTGCATAACCAAAATGTATATAAGGAAAAAAGTGCCTGACACCAAGTGGTGTCAGGCACCTTTATGATTTTTAAAATGGTGGGATTGGTATGGGATCGACCTCCAAAACCATATTCATTTTTTAAGAGTAAATTCAATTTTTATCCAATCATAAACGTTTTTACTCTAAGCTAAAATAAGAGAGCTTGCTCATTCAAATACAAGGGGGAAATGCTGTTGAAATGGCATAAAAAGCTGCTTTCGATGATTCAGGAACGTCAAGATAAAAAGGTTGCCTTAGCGGTAGATACGTCCAGTAATGAAGCTCCAATTACACTCATTAACAACATTGTTACGCTTTTTGAAAAAGTGAAGCCGGATACTATCTTAGTCCAAGCAGATTTCAAAATTAGAAGCATCACTCCTATCAAAAGCAACACCATCCAATATCATAGTCACGGAAAATCTTCTTATACATTAGTAATGGAGTGGGCAAAGGAAGAAAATATAGATACGTTGTTTTATATCACTGATGTCACTGGCTTTTTACCAGAAGAAATGGAAAATGTTGATTTTGAACTGTTTTGGCTGGTCTCAGGCACTTTTATGCCGCGCGTGCCATTTGGGAAAATGATCAAAGTGGCTTAAAGATAAAGGCCCTCATTTTAAGTGGGGGCCTCCTTATAATCACATTAGAGAAAGATTATTTAACAGGTAAAAACTTTATAAGTTTATCCAAAATCAGTTTATCCAGTTTTTTTAACTCCAGACAAGGCTGATTGCCTACTGGATAAGGATAAATAGTGCGGTTGCATACATGACAAATGCTCTTTTCTGAAAAGCGATGCAGAATATTTAAAGGCATAATAGGATTTGTTTTGGCAATCATAAAATTGTACTGTTGATCTTGAATGGTGAAAAGAATATCCATTCCGTTATAACCGCTTGCTTCATTAACCTTAATATTCTTTAGGGTTAAACCGCGAACTTTCACTTCTTCCATCATAATTTCCACTACTTTCCTGCTCTTTTTGCATTTATCATATCATATCGACAGTTTTACACAAAAAATGGTAATAACTATATTTTAGCAATGACTAACATTGTTCCTGCCCGGTGACAAAATTGAGATGAAAAATGATCAATTATTTATTAATGGGAAGCTTTGCAAGGAACCATATTTAGCAGAAAATCTTAAAGCAGCAAAAGAAATGGGGAGCATGTTAACTGGAGATTTTGGCCCGCTTATTCTTCCGGCTGACCGCTATTTTGTAATGGGTGATAATCGGTTAAGAAGTATGGATAGCCGTAATGGATTAGGTTTTATCAAACAGTCAGCCATCATAGGTAAAGGCGAAATTGTCCTATATCCTTTTGCGGATATAAGAAATGTAAAATAGGTATAGGATGTCCACGAATGGCTTGGCATATGATGCCTGAGAACTGTCAGCCAGTAAAGGGGCCTTTTGCAAAGAAGCCGTAAAGATGAATATAAGATAGAAAGAGTGCTAATTTAATTGGTGCTCTTTTTTGGGTCAAAAACGGATTGTTTAAATTTAAGGAAAATTTAATAAATTATGTTGCGTTTTATATTTTTGCGATATAATGGTGTTTAAAGAAAGTTTACAGACTTTTCGAAAAGTTATTCGTTAATATAGGGAATAAACGTGAAGGAGGGAAATGCATGGTAAGAGCTGTTATTGCGAGTGTCCTGGGATTTATTTTAATAGTCGTGGAGTCGATGATTGTCATAGCGCTTAAGGGGTCGGGAACGGTTGTATTTAACGGAATCGCTCCCTTCGTAAGCATTTGGGCAATGAATTTCTTTTTTGCCTATGCTATTCTCACACAGATCACAAATTGGTACGTAAATAAGTATGATCTTGAAGAAGATAACATTTATTAAAAGTTGAAAGGGCTGGCTCAATGGGGAAATGAACCCTCAAGGGCAGCCTTTTTTTATTTTTGAAATTGGGCTGTTGATTTCCGCTCCAGGCACGAGCGGTTCACGGGCTCCCCAGCCCCGTGCTCCCGCAGGACAATGAATGACATCCTTGAATTCGCCCGCGCTCGAAGGAAATGCGTTAGCATTTTCGAGGAGTCTTCGTACCTCCCGCTCCAATCAATAGTGTTTATATATCAACAATGTTCTTTAACATAGCCTATTTTTTAAGAACGTAGTTAACTATAGTGGAAACCAACATAAAATCTTATCGGGTGCCCATTTTTTAATTGGTTATTGATTTAACTAATTATATTAGTTAAAATATAACTAACGATATTAGTTTAAAGGGAGCTGGGTAAATATGAGAGTGACAAAAAACGGTTATCTATATCAACTGGCATTTATGCCAAATTTTTTTCCTGTAAATTGTTATCTTGTTGAAGAAGAGGAAGGTTTGACGTTGCTGGATGCAGCATTAAGTTTTGCGGCGAAAGGCATTTTACAGGCTGCGGAAAAGATTGGAAAGCCCATCACCAAGATTATTTTGACCCATGCTCATGATGATCACGTTGGTGCATTGGATAGGATTAAAGAACATTTACCACATGTACCAGTTTATATCTCTCATAGGGATTATCGTTTAATGAATGGAGATCGTTCCCTGGATCCCTCCGAAGAGCAAACGCCGATTAAAGGGGGTGTACCCAAAAATTTGAAAACCAGAGCAAATGTGTTATTAAAAGAAGGGGATCTGGTTGGTTCACTAAAAGCAATCGAGACACCAGGACACACGCCTGGATCCATGTCGTTCCTTGATACAAGGACAAATGCAGTCATTGCTGGCGATGCCATCCAAGTAAGAGGGGGAATGGCTGTAGCTGGTGATGTAAAACCATTGTTCCCATTTCCTGCTTTTGGAACATGGAGTAAAAGAACGGCATTAGATAGCGCTAAGAAGCTAGCTAAAATGGAGCCTGCACTCCTTGCAGTCGGTCATGGAAATATGATTGAAAATCCTGTAACGGCTATGAAACAAGCAATCGATCATTTAGAGCTCAAATTGAAATAAGGAGTATATCCAATGTCACCAAGACCCAAAATAGGACTCGAATTAACTACCATATTAGAAGCTGCAGGAAGTATAGCTGATCAACAAGGGATACAAGAAGTCACATTGGCAAACTTGGCCAAAAACCTGAACATCCGCCCTCCCTCACTCTACAATCATTTCGATGGCCTTCCTGGACTGCGAAAACAATTAGCCATCTATGGACTCGGGTTGCTATCTACAGAATTGACCGAATCTGTGATTGGGGTGTCAGGCACCGAAGCGGTAGTATCCTTAAGCAAGGCATATATTGCGTTCGCCCGGAAGCATCCAGGAATTTATGAAGCTGCGCTGTTTGCGCCCGCACCTGAAGATCTGGATGTTCAACAGGCTGGAAAGAAAATTGTTGACCTTACGATTCGGGTGTTACAAGCCTTTCAGTTGAATGGAGATCAAGCCATACATGCTGTCAGAGGGCTGCGCAGTATTTTACATGGGTTTGCTGCACTGGAGCAGAGAGGCGGATTTAAGATGTCGCTGGATATAGATGAAAGTTTAAACATAACGATCAAGGCATTTCTAAATGGGATGAAATTGAAATGTACGGAAGCCTAATCTTTTTAAAGTATGTATTGGTATATTGGAATGATCTTAGCCGGGAATAATTAGCTGCGATGCACAATCTATAGGATAAAAGGGAGAAGAAACCTCAGCTTTTTTAAGCGGTTCCTTCTCCTTTTTATTTTTCAGGAAACATTCAGCTTCTATTCAAGTCCAATTCAGGTTGCAGTAGCA
Above is a genomic segment from Neobacillus endophyticus containing:
- a CDS encoding cation:dicarboxylate symporter family transporter, giving the protein MKRISLAWQIFIGLALGIIVGAIFYGNPHLADYLQPIGNIFIRLIKMIVVPIVISCIIVGVAGVGDIKALGKLGGKTIIYFEIITTIAILVGLLAANLFHPGSGVDRAHLTKTDINAYVETAKTTESHSMVDTFVNIVPTNIIQSLANGDMLAIIFFSVMFGLGVAAIGEKGTPIINFFKGTSEAMFYVTNQVMKVAPLGVFALIGVTVSKFGLSSLIPLGKLVIVVYGAMAFFIIVVLGIVAKLVGFNIFKILKYLKDELLLGYSTASSETVLPKIMEKMEKIGCPRAITSFVIPTGYSFNLDGSTLYQAIAALFIAQMYGIHLSIGHQITLVLVLMVTSKGIAGVPGVSFVVLLATLGSVGIPVEGLAFIAGIDRILDMARTCVNIVGNSLAAIVMTEWEGHKLDKNMDENAA
- a CDS encoding VWA-like domain-containing protein; the protein is MKWHKKLLSMIQERQDKKVALAVDTSSNEAPITLINNIVTLFEKVKPDTILVQADFKIRSITPIKSNTIQYHSHGKSSYTLVMEWAKEENIDTLFYITDVTGFLPEEMENVDFELFWLVSGTFMPRVPFGKMIKVA
- a CDS encoding MBL fold metallo-hydrolase, which produces MRVTKNGYLYQLAFMPNFFPVNCYLVEEEEGLTLLDAALSFAAKGILQAAEKIGKPITKIILTHAHDDHVGALDRIKEHLPHVPVYISHRDYRLMNGDRSLDPSEEQTPIKGGVPKNLKTRANVLLKEGDLVGSLKAIETPGHTPGSMSFLDTRTNAVIAGDAIQVRGGMAVAGDVKPLFPFPAFGTWSKRTALDSAKKLAKMEPALLAVGHGNMIENPVTAMKQAIDHLELKLK
- a CDS encoding TetR-like C-terminal domain-containing protein; protein product: MSPRPKIGLELTTILEAAGSIADQQGIQEVTLANLAKNLNIRPPSLYNHFDGLPGLRKQLAIYGLGLLSTELTESVIGVSGTEAVVSLSKAYIAFARKHPGIYEAALFAPAPEDLDVQQAGKKIVDLTIRVLQAFQLNGDQAIHAVRGLRSILHGFAALEQRGGFKMSLDIDESLNITIKAFLNGMKLKCTEA